In one window of Oryza sativa Japonica Group chromosome 9, ASM3414082v1 DNA:
- the LOC9267514 gene encoding protein ALTERED PHOSPHATE STARVATION RESPONSE 1, translating into MGLCQSRLERQEAVSRCKARRRYTKQLVQARRDMAAAHALYLRALRATGAALLQFASAEADHPHPHHHVSAAPPPPQTPPSPPPPPPPPPPPPPPLSPTPTTTSWTTNSSSISASPILPPPPPPPMPSSWDFWDPFAPSSSRSATEDAEWDDAATTIVDAPNAPPVVTVAAAAAPPPSVVTATTTTSTASELTVVAVPRGGGGAGKKDLAEIATELDEYFLKAADAGARVAALLEAPNCEPPETNNSSFPGKVLNYGKNLRPMGWSWGGSGYSKGSNGFSRFGRGDEGMGNGGSSGILSHSSTVEKLYAWEKKLFLEVKSYEGLKQEHDKKIGLLRKQEVKGVDYLKMEKNKMEIESLDSKMLVATQSIETTTSEIMRLRESELFPQLLELVAGLMSMWRGMYECHQVQTHMVQQLEYLNNSLSTNPTSNVHRQAALQLEIEVDRWYSAFCSLVKSQRDYVYSLTGWLRLSLFQSYHDPYNKAHQNSDIYSLCEEWQLAIDRIPDKVASEGIKTLLTVIHAVVVQQAEEQKQKKRSESAFKELEKKAEELRSLESKYGPYSGAEGYGDMSRKSPVSDKRAKVEALRCRADEEKSKYEKSIGVTRAMTLNNLQTGFPNVFQAMTGFASVCMEAFESVYNFKSSDRILDSKRLLT; encoded by the exons atggggctGTGCCAGTCGAGGCTGGAGAGGCAGGAGGCGGTGTCGAGGTgcaaggcgaggcggcggtacACGAAGCAGCTGGTGCAGGCGAGGCgggacatggcggcggcgcacgcgctGTATCTCCGGGCGCTGCGTGCCACGGGCGCCGCGCTGCTGCAGTTCGCCAGCGCCGAGGCGGACCACCCGCACCCGCACCACCACGtctccgcggcgccgccgccgccgcagacgccgccgtccccgccgcctccgccaccgccgccgccgccgcctcccccgccgctcAGCCCGACGCCGACCACCACGTCGTGGACGACCAACTCCTCCTCGATCAGCGCGTCCCCGATcttgcccccgccgccgccgccgccaatgccGTCCAGCTGGGACTTCTGGGACCCCTTcgccccgtcctcctcccgctccgCCACCGAGGACGCCGAGTGGgacgacgccgccaccaccatcgtcgACGCCCCCAACGCCCCGcccgtcgtcaccgtcgccgccgccgcggccccgccCCCGTCCGtcgtcaccgccaccaccaccacctccaccgccagcgagctcaccgtcgtcgccgtgccccgcggcggaggcggcgccgggaaGAAGGACCTCGCCGAGATCGCCACCGAGCTCGACGAGTACTTCCTCAAGGcggccgacgccggcgcccgcgtcgccgcgcTGCTCGAGGCCCCCAACTGCGAGCCTCCCGAGACCAACAACAGCAGCTTCCCAG GGAAGGTACTGAATTACGGCAAGAACTTGAGGCCGATGGGATGGTCATGGGGCGGAAGCGGGTACAGCAAAGGTAGCAATGGTTTCTCAAGATTCGGAAGAGGGGACGAAGGGATGGGTAATGGCGGAAGCAGCGGAATTCTTAGCCATTCATCCACCGTGGAGAAGCTCTACGCCTGGGAGAAGAAGCTGTTTCTTGAGGTCAAG AGTTATGAGGGGCTTAAGCAGGAGCATGATAAGAAGATAGGGCTATTGAGGAAGCAGGAGGTGAAGGGTGTGGACTACTTGAAGATGGAGAAGAACAAGATGGAGATCGAGAGCCTCGATTCCAAGATGCTTGTTGCCACGCAGTCCATCGAGACCACCACTTCTGAGATAATGAGGCTGAGAGAATCCGAGCTCTTCCCTCAGCTTCTTGAGCTCGTTGCTGG CTTGATGAGTATGTGGAGGGGCATGTATGAGTGTCATCAAGTACAGACTCACATGGTGCAGCAGCTTGAGTACCTCAACAATTCCTTGAGCACTAACCCAACTTCCAATGTCCACCGGCAAGCAGCTCTACAGCTTGAGATCGAGGTTGACAGATGGTACTCAGCATTCTGCAGTCTGGTTAAGTCCCAGAGAGACTATGTCTATTCATTGACCGGATGGCTTCGCCTCTCACTATTCCAATCCTATCATGATCCATACAACAAAGCTCATCAGAACTCTGATATCTACAGCTTGTGTGAGGAATGGCAGCTAGCCATTGATCGAATCCCCGATAAGGTAGCCTCGGAAGGGATCAAAACTCTCCTGACAGTGATACACGCAGTTGTGGTACAACAGGCGGAGGAGCAAAAGCAAAAGAAGAGGTCAGAGTCTGCATTCAAGGAACTGGAGAAGAAGGCAGAGGAACTAAGATCCCTTGAATCCAAATATGGGCCATATTCGGGTGCTGAAGGCTATGGAGATATGTCTCGGAAGTCGCCAGTATCAGACAAGCGAGCGAAGGTGGAAGCTCTGAGATGTCGGGCGGACGAGGAGAAGAGCAAGTATGAGAAGAGCATTGGGGTCACAAGAGCAATGACCTTGAACAACCTTCAGACAGGTTTCCCTAACGTTTTTCAGGCGATGACGGGATTCGCCAGCGTTTGCATGGAAGCGTTTGAATCGGTGTACAACTTCAAGAGTTCAGATCGGATCCTTGATTCGAAGAGGCTACTAACATGA